The Tessaracoccus aquimaris sequence GCCCAACATCAAGGACCTTCCCCTCGACAGCATCGCCGCGTCGATGGCCGAGATGGTCGCAACCAACGGCACCCAGGTGATGCAGTACGGCTCCGGCCAGGGCGAGTTGCCCATCCGTGAGCAGATCGTCGAGGTGATGTCCCTGGAGGGGATCACCGCGCACCCTGACGACATCGTCATCACCGCAGGCTCCCAGCAGGGCCTCGACCTCGTCACCCGCATCTTCTGCGACCCGGGCGACGTGGTGCTCGCCGAGTCGCCGTCGTACGTCGGCGCCCTCGGGACCTTCCTCAGCTACCAGACCGAGGTCGTCCACATCGCCTCCGACGCGGACGGGATCGACCCGGCCGCGCTCCGGGAGACCGCCGCGCGGCTCAGAGCAGAGGGCAAGCGGATCAAGTTCCTCTACACGATCCCCAACTACAACAACCCCTCCGGCGTCACGCAACCGCTCGAGCGTCGCCGCGAGGTGCTGCAGGTCTGCGAGTCGGAGGGCATCCTCGTCGTCGAGGACAACCCCTACGGCCTGCTCTCCCTCGACGCGGACCCCATCCCAGCGATGCGCTCCTTCGACGACAACGTCATCTACCTCGGCTCCTTCTCCAAGACGTTCGCGCCCGGCTTCCGGGTCGGCTGGGTGCTCGCTCCGCACGCGGTGCGAGAGAAGTTGGTGCTCGCGCAGGAGTCGGCGACGCTGTGCCCTCCAGTGTTCAGCCAGTTCGCGATCTCCAACTACCTGTCGACGCAGGACTGGAAGGGCCAGATCCGCGTCTTCAAGGACATGTACCGCGAGCGCCGCGACACCATGCTCGCCGCGCTCGAGGAGTACATGCCGGAGGGTTCGACCTGGACGCACCCGGCGGGCGGCTTCTTCGTCTGGGTCACGCTGCCTGAGGGCGTCGACTCGCAGGCGATGCTGCCACGTGGCGTCGACGCGCGCGTCGCGTTCGTGCCTGGCCCCGCCTTCTACGCCGACGGCGGTGGCGCGCGCAACGTGCGGCTGTCGTACTGTTTCCCCACATCGGACCGCATCCAGCTCGGTGTGCAGCGCTTCGCGGGCGTGATCCGCAACGAGCTCGAGGTGATGAGCACGTTCGGCGTCCGCGTGTCCCCCACGAAGTCGCGGCGCGCACCAGGCCCCGGCCCCGACCTGAGCTGACCCCACCGAGGAGAGTGCACGCCACATGACCGTCATCGTGATCGCCGGAGGCCTCAGCCACGAGCGCGACGTCTCGCTCAGGTCCGGACGCAGGGTCGCCCAGGCCCTCCGCGAGGTGGGCTGCGACGTCGTCGAGGCCGACGTGAACGCCGACCTCGTACAGCTGCTGCGC is a genomic window containing:
- a CDS encoding PLP-dependent aminotransferase family protein, which encodes MDVTDQERHDTRLDRFVDSYAERTNGMRVSAVRALFAVANRPEIVSLAGGMPNIKDLPLDSIAASMAEMVATNGTQVMQYGSGQGELPIREQIVEVMSLEGITAHPDDIVITAGSQQGLDLVTRIFCDPGDVVLAESPSYVGALGTFLSYQTEVVHIASDADGIDPAALRETAARLRAEGKRIKFLYTIPNYNNPSGVTQPLERRREVLQVCESEGILVVEDNPYGLLSLDADPIPAMRSFDDNVIYLGSFSKTFAPGFRVGWVLAPHAVREKLVLAQESATLCPPVFSQFAISNYLSTQDWKGQIRVFKDMYRERRDTMLAALEEYMPEGSTWTHPAGGFFVWVTLPEGVDSQAMLPRGVDARVAFVPGPAFYADGGGARNVRLSYCFPTSDRIQLGVQRFAGVIRNELEVMSTFGVRVSPTKSRRAPGPGPDLS